Proteins co-encoded in one Plasmodium berghei ANKA genome assembly, chromosome: 11 genomic window:
- a CDS encoding BIR protein, with amino-acid sequence MDAEICKNFLLVRTNFPDQLDNNGNYKIEDDTHFKEYCSNQNCVNELEKISAGCLYLFNEFFKDSSVFNSVAKSNINIVDYIIIWLSYMLNLKENIDNNSLSYFYTTNINNDKYTNTIDGVEGYTSYKDLIDKTNMMNMDIKDISKFYDAFILLCEMYSVFDVDKNDCTKCSDKANQFVEKYKNLNENSNNTEGSPYRKILSTLSTDYNNLKNKCSDSSSFPSIETTQISVKGSEQTVQNSAQTSEVALLSSSIGNKLIPVLSIFGAIAFFLGIGYKYSLFKSRKRSRKQHLREKLKNKEENE; translated from the exons ATGGATGCCGAAATa tgtAAGAACTTCCTTTTAGTAAGGACGAACTTTCCCGATCAATTGGACAATAATGGAAACTATAAAATTGAAGATGATACACATTTCAAAGAGTATTGTAGTAATCAAAATTGTGTTAATGAGCTCGAAAAAATTAGTGCTGgatgtttatatttgtttaatgAATTCTTTAAGGATTCTTCTGTCTTTAATTCTGTTGCAAAAAGTAACATCAATATTGTTGATTACATTATAATATGGTTAAGTTATATGTTAAACCTAAAGGAAAATATTGATAACAACAGTCtaagttatttttatactacaaatataaataatgataagtATACTAATACTATAGATGGTGTAGAGGGGTATACTAGTTACAAGGATCTTATagataaaacaaatatgatgaatatggatattaaagatatatctaaattttatgatgcatttatattattatgtgaAATGTATTCTGTATTTGATGTAGACAAGAATGATTGCACAAAATGTTCGGATAAAGCTAACCAATTtgttgaaaaatataaaaatttgaatgAAAATTCTAATAATACTGAAGGTAGTccatatagaaaaatattgtcTACATTATCAActgattataataatttaaaaaataaatgtagcGATAGTTCATCCTTTCCATCGATAGAAACAACACAAATTTCTGTAAAAGGTTCTGAACAAACTGTGCAAAATTCCGCACAAACATCTGAAGTTGCATTATTAAGTTCGTCGATAGGAAACAAATTAATTCCAGTTTTATCGATATTTGGTGCAatagcattttttttaggaaTTGGATATaag tattcattatttaagtCTCGAAAACGATCTCGAAAACAACATTTAAGAGAAAagctaaaaaataaagaagaaaatgaataa
- a CDS encoding BIR protein, translated as MDDYVCRRFLFVRNWFPDKLGSDGNYKFISDKDFKEYCINEKCDSDLEKINAVCLMLFNQFFGNSSSLKYHNNINIVEYIMIWLSYMLNLKKQENKTNLQYFYETYINNDKYKKSITGVTEYKNYKDLIDQKKYFWGMDSNIISNFYEAFKLLCEMHTNFDEKTSYCTNCLQNANKFVNKYKEMRQNSVITSNSSYKQLLSTLSNDYNNFKNYCTSKGGNCKDIPSLPSIETTKITANLPEQTKQTQQTVETSEQTKQTQQTVETSEQTAQGSAHSSGQFYEDPSSSPIGNKLFTVLSIFGAIAFFLGISYKYSLFGFRKRTQKQYLREKIKNTKKRMNH; from the exons ATGGATGACTATGTG tgtAGAAGGTTCCTTTTTGTAAGGAACTGGTTTCCCGATAAATTGGGCAGTGACGGAAactataaatttattagtGATAAAGATTTCAAAGAGTATTGTATTAACGAAAAATGTGATAGTGATCTCGAAAAAATCAATGCTGTATGTTTAATGTTATTTAACCAATTCTTTGGAAATTCTTCTTCGCTTAAGTATcataataacataaatattgtTGAATACATTATGATATGGTTAAGTTATATGTTAAACCTAAAGAAACAAGAAAATAAGACCAAtctacaatatttttatgagacatatataaataatgataagtATAAAAAGTCTATAACTGGTGTTACGGAgtacaaaaattataaggATCTTATagatcaaaaaaaatatttttgggGTATGGATAgtaatattatatctaatttttatgaagcatttaaattattatgtgaAATGCATACTAACTTTGATGAAAAAACATCATATTGCACAAACTGTTTGCAAAATgctaataaatttgttaataaatataaagagATGCGCCAAAACTCTGTTATTACTAGTAATAGTTCCTATAAACAACTATTGTCTACTTTATCaaatgattataataattttaaaaattattgtaCTAGTAAAGGTGGTAATTGTAAGGATATTCCATCCCTTCCATCGATAGAAACAACAAAAATTACTGCAAATTTGCCTGAACAAACTAAACAAACTCAACAAACTGTAGAAACTTCTGAACAAACTAAACAAACTCAACAAACTGTAGAAACTTCTGAACAAACTGCGCAAGGTTCTGCACATAGTTCTGGACAATTTTATGAAGATCCATCAAGCTCGCCGATAggaaacaaattatttaccGTTTTATCGATATTTGGTGCAatagcattttttttaggaaTTTCTTATaag tattcATTATTTGGATTTCGGAAACGAACtcaaaaacaatatttaagagaaaaaataaaaaacacaaaGAAGAGAATgaatcattaa